The Aneurinibacillus uraniidurans genome segment TTTTAGACACAGACGTACCACAAATGACGATTCCAGTTCGTCCAGGGCGTAACCTGGCGGTGATCGTGGAAGTAGCGGCGATGAACTTCCGTCTGAAGCGTATGGGCTATAATGCAGCGGTTGTATTTAGTAAGAAACTGACAGATACGATCGAAGAAGCGGCAGACGACATCTAAGGAGAGATACGATATGGTAAAGGCTCTTAACCCGATCGCGTTCCATCTGGGGCCGATCCCTGTACATTGGTATGGACTTATTCTGGGGACAGCGGCACTTGTTGGGCTGTTGCTTGCCTTACGAGAAGCGCGTAGGGTCGGCATGGACCCGGAGATTATTATGGATGTGGTCATGTACGGGGTTCCGGCTGCGATTATTGGGGCGCGTATTTATTATGTTATTTTTCGCTGGGATGAATATTACAGCACGCATCCGAGTGAGATTATTGCAATCTGGCATGGTGGAATCGCGATTCATGGTGCGTTAATTGGGGCGATCTTGGCGGGCTATATCTATTCTCGAGTTCATAATATTTCGTTCTGGCGTCTGACAGACATTGTAGCACCGAGCTTAATTATTGGGCAGGCAATCGGTCGCTGGGGGAATTTTATGAATCAGGAAGCGCATGGTGGGCCGGTGACGCTGGAGTTTCTACAACGGCTGCATCTTCCGCAGTTTATTATCAATCAGATGTACATCCTTGACCCGATAACGAATACATACCAGTATTATCATCCGACATTCCTGTATGAATCAATCTGGGACCTGGCGGGCTTTCTGCTGCTTATTACGCTTCGCCGGGTGGTCAGATTACGGCGTGGAGACTTGTTCCTGACGTATATCATCTGGTATTCGATTGGACGTTTTTTCATAGAGGGATTGCGGACGGACAGTTTGATGCTGACAGATTACTTGCGTATGGCACAGGTGATTAGTTTGGTGCTGATTGTACTGGCACTGATCCTGATGGTTGTACGTCGCCGTCTTGGCTATGCCGATAAGCGATATGGAGAAGAGTGAGAAATAATACGTACATAAGGAAGGGATATAATGTTGCGATATGAGTATGTGCTGTTTGATCTTGATGGTACACTGATTGACACGAACAACCTGATTTTAACTTCATTTATGTATACATTAGAAAAATACTATCCAGGCAAATATACGCGTGATGACATTCTCCCGCATATGGGTAAGCCGTTGTATGACCAGATGGAGATATTCGGACCCGAGCATGTAGACGAGCTGGTGCAGGTGTACCGTGAGCATAATGACCTCGTACATGACGAGCTTGTACGCGAATTTCCGAATGTTGTGCAGACGGTACATGATTTGGCAGCTATGGGTGTGAAAATGGGGATTGTGACTACAAAACAGCGCCATACTGCGGAAATGGGAGTACGCATGTTTGGACTTGATAAATATATGGACGCATTTGTGGCCTACCAGGATACGGAAGAGCACAAACCGCATCCAGCTCCAGTGTTAAAAGCCATCGAATTGCTGAATGCTGACCCGACTCGTACATTAATGGTTGGAGACAGCCAGTACGATATTCAGGCAGCACAAAATGCGGGTGTGGCATCAGCAGGTGTAGCGTGGAGTCTGAAAGGGGCGTCGTTTCTTTCTACATTCGAGCCAACGTATTTGCTGAATGATATGTCTGATTTAATTCAGATCGTCAAGCAGCCAATCGAAAGCGAGTAAGAGGTGGCATATGGCAAAGCGAAAAACAGAACGCTACCCGGTGACGGGCGCTAATTCGCTCTGGCAGATTTACAGAACGGTGAGCTTCTGGAAAGTTATGAAATGCTTCACTGTTGTCCAACTCGCTCGCTATGTTCCATGGCTCCCGATGAAAAATTGGATGTATCGTAACTTTCTGGGCATGAAGATCGGCCAGCAAACATCGGTTGCACTGATGGTCATGATGGATTCGATGTTTCCGGAGCGCATTTCGATTGGAGACAACAGCATTATTGGATATAATACGACGATTCTTGCGCATGAGTATTTAATAGAAGAGTATCGGCTCGGTGATGTCAAGATCGGCTCGAATGTAATGATCGGGGCAAACTCGACGATTCTTCCGGGCGTGACGATTGGCGATGGAGCGATCGTGTCAGCGGCAACACTTGTGCATCAAGACGTGCCAGCCGGGGCATTCGTCGGGGGGAATCCGATGCAGATCATCCGGCAGCCCTCTTAATCGAGTGCAAAAAATCATGAAGGAGGTATGAGGCAAGCGGGAAGTATATGTTCAAACGCTGTCTGTTTCTTTTCGGCAAAGAAGTGTAACTGTCCGCTTCAGGGCAATGCTTTTTGAACATATACTTCCGGTGTTCATACTCTCATGGTTTTTGTTAGGCTAAGAGTGTTGTAAGGGAAGCGGAAGCAATTATTTTGACAAAGCTAGAGGAGACAGCGTTCGAAAAGCGCTGTCTTTTCTTTTTATACCGAGCGGAGGCAAGAAACGGGGATTAAGAACGGCAATTGGCTCCATCGTTAAGAAACCCAGATGTTTTGCCGTTCCCCCGTTTCTTGGCGGAGCGGGCAGTTTATACTTCTCTGCTAAAAAGAAACAACAAGCTTTCGAACGCTGCCTCCTCCTTGCTCGGCTCAAACTAATCGCTTTCCCCCTCTTTACAAGCACGATTCCTCGTGGTAGACTTACAATCAATAACAATCCTTTAGCTTGGTAGCGAACTAAAGGATATAAAGGAGAGAAACACTGATGTCGAGACCGTTAGGCTTTGAAAAACCGCTCGGTATGCGAGATGTACTCCCGGATTTGTTGAAGAAACAGCGCAAGCTTGAAGATAAAGTAAAGCAGTGCATGGAACAATGGGGATATGCGGAGATTATGACCCCGACGCTTGAATACTACGATACAGTCGGTGGCGCGAGTGCCACTATTGATAACAAACTATTCAAATTACTCGATCGGCAGGGTAAAACCGTGGTGCTGCGGCCCGATATGACGGCCCCGATCGCACGTGTGGCGTCGTCGCTTTTAAAAGATGAGCCGCTTCCCTTACGCCTGATGTACAGCGCGAGCGTATTCCGGGCACAAGCGAAAGAGGCAGGACGCAATGCGGAGTTTGTCCAGCTGGGCATTGAAAACATCGGTTCAGCGTCGGTGGACGCGGATGCAGAAGCGATTGCGCTTGCGGTATCTGTATTAAAAGCCGCAGGGGTACAAACGTTTAAAATTGCGATTGGGCATGTGGGATTTCTGGAGGGGCTGTTCGAAGAAACGGTTCCGCGCAAAGAAGACCGCGATGTGTTGCGAGAGTACTTGCACTGCCGTAATTATGTAGGGTTCCGTCAATATGTGAAAGAACTAAAGCTCCCAGCTGAAAACGAAGCGCGTCTGCGTGAGTTGTTGAAGCTGCGCGGCGGTAAGGAGCTCATTGCACGAGCTGAGGCGATTACGGTGAACGGTCAGGCACGCCGAGCCGTAGCGAACTTGTATGAATTATGGGAAGCGCTCGAAGCGTATCAAGTAACAGACTCTGTCATTCTGGATCTGAACATGAGCAGCAACCTTGATTACTATACAGGCGTTTTATTCGAAGGGTATGCAGCGAATCAAGGGTTTGCCCTTTGTACAGGTGGACGGTATGACAGCCTAATGGCACAGTTTGGACGTCCGTGTCCAGCTACCGGATTTGCCGTTCAGATGGATAGACTGCTTGAAGCGGTAGGCGATACGCCAATAAAGGTAGAAAAAAGCCTGATTTTGTATCGAGCATCACAGCGTCAGGAAGCGTTGGAGCTAGCGCGTCGTCTGCGCATAGAAGAAGGAAAAGTGGTCGTTGCGCAGCGGAAGGATGAATGGCTGGCGGCTGATTTTTCTCAATATACCGATATTATTGACCTGACGAAGGAGGGAGCATAATGGCGATGCAGGCAAGTGACCGATTAATTGTAGCGATGCCGAAAGGGCGGATTTTTGAAGAAGCGGCGGACCTGTTACGTCGTGCCGGGGTGCCGCTCCCACCAGAGTTTGACGATTCCAGGAAATTGATTGTTCCCGTTCCGGAGGCAAACCTTGATTTTATTCTGGCTAAGCCAACGGATGTTCCGACATATGTAGAATATGGTGTGGCGGATATCGGGGTAGTAGGGAAAGATGTGCTGCTTGAGGAAGACCGCGATGTATACGAGTTACTGGACCTGCAGATTAGTCGTTGTCGCTTGTCTGTTGCGGGTCTGCCAGACTGGAAACCGACGAGTGGCACGCCGCGTGTCGCGACGAAATATCCGCGTGTTGCATCGAAATATTTTCGAGAGCAAGGTCAGCAGGTGGAAGTCATCAAGCTAAATGGCTCCATCGAACTGGCACCACTCATTGGACTTGCCGACCGGATTGTGGACATTGTGTCAACTGGACGTACATTACAAGAGAATGGCCTGGTTGAATTAGAAGAAATCGTACCGATCACGACCCGCCTGATCGCCAATCGGGTAAGCTACCGAATGAAGAGCGAAGCGGTTGATTATGTATATGAGAAGTTCGCGTCAATTGTGGAGGAGAAATAAATGATACGCATTGTAGAGGCTAACAATTTTTCTACACGCCGCGATGTAGAGAATGGAACTGACACGCAGCGTGCGGCTGTGCTTGATATTCTGGCACAGGTAAAACAGAACGGCGATCAAGCAGTACTCGATTATACCGCTCGCTTTGACGGCATTATGTTAGATAGCATGCGAGTAAGTGAAGCAGAATTTGCGGAGGCTGAGCAAAATATTAGCCCGGAAGTACGCGAAGCAATTGAGGCAGCCGCAATTAACATTCGTGATTACCACAGCCGTCAGATGCGTCAGTCATGGATGACGACGAAAGAGTCTGGTACGATGCTTGGTCAGCTTATCCGTCCATTGCAGCGTGTCGGTCTGTATGTACCGGGCGGCACAGCGGCGTATCCGTCCTCTGTCTTGATGAATGCCATTCCGGCACAAGTAGCCGGGGTAGAAGAGATCGCGATGGTTACGCCGCCAGGCAAGGATGGAAAAGTCAATCCAGGCGTGCTTGTAGCGGCGCAAACGCTTGGTGTAACGGAGATTTACAAAGTCGGCGGCGCCCAGGCGATTGCGGCTCTCACATATGGAACGGAAACGATCAAGCCGGTTGATAAAATTGTGGGTCCGGGGAATATTTATGTAGCATTGGCAAAGCGAGAAGTATTCGGCTTAGTTGATATCGATATGGTAGCTGGACCGAGTGAGATTGTCGTGCTGGCAGATAACACAGCAAACCCTGGTTATGTGGCGGCTGACTTGCTGTCGCAGGCGGAGCACGATGCGATGGCGTCCTCTGTTTTGGTTACACCAAGTCGTACACTGGCCAAAGCAGTACAGCAGGAAGTCGAGAAACAACTTGCGGTTCTGCCGCGTCGGGAAATCGCCGAGAAATCCATTCGTGATCACGGTGCGATCTGCATCGTGGATAGTCTGGAACAAGGCATTGATGTAGTTAATCGTCTCGCTCCGGAACATCTTGAGGTCATAGTGAAAGATGCGATGGAGTATGTAGGTAAGCTGAAAAACGCCGGGGCGATTTTCCTTGGTGCATACAGCTCGGAGCCGGTAGGCGATTACTTTGCCGGACCGAACCACGTTCTGCCGACGAACGGCACGGCACGGTTCTCATCCCCGCTCAATGTGGATGATTTCCTCAAAAAAACAAGCTTGATTTCATACAGTCGTCAGGATTTACTGGCGAACGGACAAAAAATCGTGGCCCTTGCCCGCCAGGAGGGGCTAGAAGCACATGCGCGGGCGATTCAGATTCGCCTTGATAACGAACAGAACTAGGGGGAACCAGCATGCGTCAGGCATCTCTTGCACGTAAGACAAATGAAACGGATATTACTTTATCGTTTGCTATAGACGGCGAAGGCCGTAGTGAATTAAAAACGGATGTTCCATTTCTCGATCATATGCTCGATCTATTTACAAAGCATGGTCAGTTTGACTTGAATGTACAGGCAAAAGGCGATATCGAGATTGACTACCACCATACAGTAGAAGATATTGCAATCTGTTTAGGTCAGGCGCTGCGGGAAGCGCTCGGTGACAAGAAAGGGATTAAGCGGTACGCAAGTGTGTTTGTTCCGATGGATGAAGCACTTGGTCAGGTCATTATTGATATTAGCAACCGCCCGCACCTTGAATATCGTGCTGAATTCCCATCTGCGAATGTCGGCAATTTCCCGGTTGAATTGTTCCATGAATTTTTCTGGAAGCTGGCACTTGAAGCGCGCATTACGCTCCATATTATTGTGCACTATGGACATAACACGCACCACATGATTGAAGCGGTATTCAAAGCACTTGGCCGTGCGCTTGATGAAGCGACGATGATCGACCCGCGTGTGAAAGGGGTCCCGTCCACGAAAGGAATGTTGTAACGATGATCGCGATAATTGACTATGGAATGGGCAACTTGCATAGTGTGAGCAAGGCAGTGGAGCGCCTCGGGTATGCGTACAAATTCGTATCCACGGCTGATGAGTTGCTTGCAGCAGACGGTGCGATTCTGCCGGGGGTTGGTGCATTTGGCGATGCGATGAAAAACTTGCGAGAACTGGGTCTCATTGAACCGATTCACCAGTTCGTAGCGAGTGGCAAACCACTTGTCGGCATTTGCCTTGGAATGCAGCTGTTATTTGATAGCAGTACCGAGCACGGTGCGAACGAAGGATTAGGGCTTCTTCCAGGTCGCGTTGAGCGTTTTGAAGGAGATTACAAAGTTCCGCATATGGGCTGGAATCGGTTGGCATTCTTGCAGGATAATCGGATTTTTAACGGCGTGGAGCAGGGATATGTGTATTTTGTACATTCGTACTTCCTGCAGCCGACAGAGGAAAACCGTCCAGTATTGCTAGCGACGGCAGATTATTATCAGGAAGTGCCAGCGATTGTTGGCAAGGGCAATGTGTATGGCATGCAGTTCCACCCGGAGAAAAGTGGGACAGTTGGCATGAAGCTATTGCAAAATTTTGCGGAGCTATGTGAAACGGCGCGTACGACATAATGAGATAGAAATGAGGGTGTGGAGATGAGTTTCATTATTTACCCGGCGATTGACATTCGCGGTGGCAAGTGTGTGCGCCTGTTACAAGGCGACTACAATCAAGAAACGGTATATGGCGATTCGCCGCTCGACATGGCGAAGCAATGGGCAGCGCAGGGTGCACAGTGGGTTCACCTGGTTGATCTTGACGGCGCAAAAGTAGGCCAGCCGGTTAATCATGAAGTTGTATGTGAAATTGCTCGTACGCTTGACGTACCCGTTCAAATTGGCGGCGGCCTGCGCCGAATGGAAGATATAGAACGCTACATCGAGAGTGGCGTAGCCCGTGTGATTCTCGGAACAGCGGCGATTCAGGATCAGCCATTTGCGGAGCAGGTGCTGGCGAAGTACGGTGATAAGGTGGCGATTGGTATTGACGCCCGCAATGGCTATGTGGCGACACATGGCTGGCTGGAAACGTCTGAGGTAACGGCGGAAGCACTGGCGAAAGTGCTCATTTCCAAGGGAGCAGAGACGTTCATCTACACTGATATTTCCCGTGACGGCACGCTAGCAGGGCCGAGTACAGAATCAACGGTACAGCTGGCGCGTGCGATCGGCAAAACCGTCATCGCATCCGGTGGTGTGAGCGTGGAGCAGGATCTGCTCGAATTGGCGCAGTACGCAAAAGACGGAGTCGGCGGTGCGATTGTAGGTAAGGCATTGTACACAGACCGGATCAATCTTGCACAGGCGCTGCGCAGCGTGCAGGAGGTGTAGTGCATGCTGGCAAAACGAATCATCCCGTGTCTTGATGTAAAAGAAGGTCGGGTTGTAAAAGGGATTAGCTTTGTAAACTTGCGCGATGCCGGTGATCCAGTTGAGCTGGCGAAGCGGTACAGTGACGAAGGCGCGGACGAGCTTGTATTCCTCGATATTTCAGCTTCCCATGAAGGTCGGGAGACGATGGTCGAGGTGGTCGAGAATACAGCGGCGAACGTAACGATTCCGTTCACGGTTGGTGGCGGCATTAATGCGGTGGAAGATATGCGCCGCATCTTGCGGGCTGGAGCAGACAAAGTGTCCGTGAATACAGCAGCCGTTAAGCGCCCGGAACTTGTACGGGAAGGGGCGGAAGTGTTCGGCAGCCAGTGTATTGTGGTCGCGATTGATGCGAAGGCAAAAGCAGATGGAACGGGCTGGGAAGTGTACACACACGGTGGACGTACGGCGACAGGCATCGATGCGGTCGAGTGGGCGAAGCAGGTGGCGGCACTTGGTGCAGGTGAGATTTTGCTGACGAGTATGGATTCGGACGGACAAAAAGACGGATTTGCGCTGGCACTGACACGGGCGGTATCGGAAGCTGTTCGTATTCCGGTCATTGCCTCCGGCGGTGCAGGCTCAAAGGAGCACTTTTATGATGCATTTGTAGAAGGAAAAGCGGATGCAGCGCTGGCAGCTTCGATTTTTCATTATAAGGAAACATCCATTCAAGAAGTAAAGCAGTACTTACATGAGCGTAAGATCGAGATGCGTATAACAGAGGAGACGGTATAAATGAATGTGCAAGATTTGAAATTTGACAGCAACGGCTTAATCCCAGCGATTGTGCAGGATGCACAGAGTAAGGAAGTGCTGACGCTTGCCTACATGAATGAAGAGTCGCTCAAAAAAACGATCGAGACACGCGAAACATGGTTCTGGAGCCGTTCGCGCCAGGAGCTATGGAACAAAGGGACTACATCAGGCAATACACAGCGCGTAGTCGATATTACGTATGACTGCGACGGAGATTCCCTCGTTGTAAAAGTAATTCCGGCAGGTCCAGCCTGCCACAAAAATGTATACTCCTGCTTTACGGAGTCACTGCTGACAGGGGAAGCGGCATCTGGAAACCCAGAACCGACAGCGGTGGAGACAGACGGTCGATTTGATATCATTAACAAACTGGAGTCTCTGATTGCGAAGCGAGAAGCGGAGATGCCGGAAGGATCATATACAACGTATTTATTCCGTGAAGGCGTGGATAAAATCCTGAAAAAAGTTGGGGAAGAGGCGAGTGAAGTAATTATCGCGGCGAAAAACCGCAGTCATGATGAGCTGCGCTATGAAGCGTCTGATTTAATTTTCCACTTGCTTGTGTTGTTACGCGAACAGAAGCTGCCATTTGATGCCGTCCTTCAAGAGCTGGAGAAACGTCACGTAAAATAAGGAATTCTATATAAAGCGGATGAGCCTGGTAGCTTATCCGCTTTTTTGTTATGCCATGAAGGTAATGATGTCACCATCTTCTGGAATGAGAAGGCGGGATGATAAATCGTTTGCGTCTGCAAATGTACGAAGTTCGCTGCGGGATAGACGGCAGTGATTCCACGCCTCCATGTGGACAGCAACGATGCGGGCGTGAGGAGCGCAGTTGCTTACGTGCAGAATGTCGGTTGAAGTCATCGTAATTGGTGGACCTTCTGCAAATTGTGCGCCTCCCGCAAAACAGACAACCACATCTGGAGTATGGGTATGAAGTGCTTGCTTGACTTCCGGGCACCAGACAGTATCACCGCTTATATAAAGAGTAGGTTCTGTTTGGGCTTCCAATACAAAGCCGGACACAGGTCCCATGCGCTGTGCCATCTCCCCCGATCCGTGCTGCCCGCCGGTTCTATGAAGCGTGATGCCTTCCCAGGTAAGGGAAGAAGATACAGGGGAGACATGGCGAAACCCATGTGCTTGAATGGCTTCTGTATCCTCAGGTTGGCAGAAGACAGGCAGGTTTTTAGGTAGGAGTCGAGCAGCCTCTGGATCAAAATGATCCCGGTGTAGATGCGTAAGGAGTACTGCGTCGACTTCGAGCAGTGTGGACAGAGGGACTGTAAGATTGACCAATGGGTTTTTATGAGTATTTGGAACATCAGGCACAGGGTCCATACTTCCTTCGGGACTACATATCGGATCAATTAGTAAGCGCTGATTATGGAACTCGATCAATAATGTGGCGTGGCGAACAAGCTGGATATTCATATTTTTATTCCTCCTTCTTGAAGCATCGGTATACAATCATTGTACAAAGAAGGTTGATTGTTTTGCGTAAGAGTATATCGGATTATAGTTTCATGATGAAAGAAGGGAAAAGGAAATGCTTGATGCAGCGGATAAGGCAATTCTTGATTTATTGCGGAAAAATGCTCGCATGCAATGGCGGGAAATTGGGGAGCTGGTACATCTAACGGGCCAGGCGGTGGCGAACCGAATTCGTCGTATGGAGGAAGCGGGGGTTATTACTGGATATGCCGCGCAGATAGATGAGAAGAAGCTGGGAAAGTCGATTACCGCTTTTATAACGGTTTTCATGAAGAGTAACAATCATGAGGGTTTTCATACGTTTGTTCGAAACCATTCAGAGGTTCATTTCGTTCATCGGGTAAGCGGAGATGGTTGTTATCTTATACACGTATGTTTGACGGATATGGAAGAACTTCAGACATTTTTAGATGAACTTCTACAGTATGCTAATTATCGTGTACAAATAAGTGTGAGCAAAATGAAATAAAAAGGTTGCATTCTATTTTTTAATCTGATAATCTATAAAAGTTGCTGACAACGAGTCACAGCAGTCAAGAAAATAAGCTAAAAAAACTTCTGAAAAGATGTTGACAAAAGCTTGCTAACTTGATAAGATATAAAAGTCGCCGCTGAAATACAGCGAAGCGATGAACTGCTAAAGAAGTTCCTTGAAAACTGAACAGTGAAACTCGAGTGTGTGAGTTCAATCAATTTCGATTTATTTATTAAGCTAGCTTTCGAGCTCAGCGAATCATCTTTTCAACTTTATTGGAGAGTTTGATCCTGGCTCAGGACGAACGCTGGCGGCGTGCCTAATACATGCAAGTCGAGCGGACGGATGGAGTGCTTGCACTCCTGATGTTAGCGGCGGACGGGTGAGTAACACGTAGGCAACCTGCCCGACAGACAGGGATAACTCCGGGAAACCGGTGCTAATACCTGATACGCAGCAAGGAGGCATCTCCTTGTTGGGAAAGACCATGAGTCACTGTCGGATGGGCCTGCGGCGCATTAGCTAGTTGGTGGGGTAGAGGCCTACCAAGGCGACGATGCGTAGCCGACCTGAGAGGGTGATCGGCCACACTGGGACTGAGACACGGCCCAGACTCCTACGGGAGGCAGCAGTAGGGAATCTTCCGCAATGGACGAAAGTCTGACGGAGCAACGCCGCGTGAACGAAGAAGGTTTTCGGATCGTAAAGTTCTGTTGTAAGGGACGAACCGCCGGGATGACCTCCCGGTCTGACGGTACCTTACGAGAAAGCCCCGGCTAACTACGTGCCAGCAGCCGCGGTAATACGTAGGGGGCAAGCGTTGTCCGGAATTATTGGGCGTAAAGCGCGCGCAGGCGGTTTTCTAAGTTAGGTGTGAAAGCCCACGGCTCAACCGTGGAGGGCCACCTAAAACTGGGAGACTTGAGTGCAGGAGAGGAGAGCGGAATTCCACGTGTAGCGGTGAAATGCGTAGAGATGTGGAGGAACACCCGTGGCGAAGGCGGCTCTCTGGCCTGTAACTGACGCTGAGGCGCGAAAGCGTGGGGAGCAAACAGGATTAGATACCCTGGTAGTCCACGCCGTAAACGATGAGTGCTAGGTGTTGGGGACTCCAATCCTCAGTGCCGCAGCTAACGCAATAAGCACTCCGCCTGGGGAGTACGGCCGCAAGGCTGAAACTCAAAGGAATTGACGGGGACCCGCACAAGCGGTGGAGCATGTGGTTTAATTCGAAGCAACGCGAAGAACCTTACCAGGGCTTGACATCCCTCTGAAATCTCTAGAGATAGAGGCTCCCTTCGGGGCAGAGGTGACAGGTGGTGCATGGTTGTCGTCAGCTCGTGTCGTGAGATGTTGGGTTAAGTCCCGCAACGAGCGCAACCCTTGTCCTTAGTTGCCAGCATTCAGTTGGGCACTCTAGGGAGACTGCCGTCGACAAGACGGAGGAAGGTGGGGATGACGTCAAATCATCATGCCCCTTATGTCCTGGGCTACACACGTGCTACAATGGATGGAACAACGGGCCGCCAACTCGCGAGAGTGAGCAAATCCCTGAAAACCATTCTCAGTTCGGATTGCAGGCTGCAACTCGCCTGCATGAAGCCGGAATCGCTAGTAATCGCGGATCAGCATGCCGCGGTGAATACGTTCCCGGGTCTTGTACACACCGCCCGTCACAC includes the following:
- a CDS encoding acyltransferase; protein product: MAKRKTERYPVTGANSLWQIYRTVSFWKVMKCFTVVQLARYVPWLPMKNWMYRNFLGMKIGQQTSVALMVMMDSMFPERISIGDNSIIGYNTTILAHEYLIEEYRLGDVKIGSNVMIGANSTILPGVTIGDGAIVSAATLVHQDVPAGAFVGGNPMQIIRQPS
- the hisG gene encoding ATP phosphoribosyltransferase: MAMQASDRLIVAMPKGRIFEEAADLLRRAGVPLPPEFDDSRKLIVPVPEANLDFILAKPTDVPTYVEYGVADIGVVGKDVLLEEDRDVYELLDLQISRCRLSVAGLPDWKPTSGTPRVATKYPRVASKYFREQGQQVEVIKLNGSIELAPLIGLADRIVDIVSTGRTLQENGLVELEEIVPITTRLIANRVSYRMKSEAVDYVYEKFASIVEEK
- the hisD gene encoding histidinol dehydrogenase — protein: MIRIVEANNFSTRRDVENGTDTQRAAVLDILAQVKQNGDQAVLDYTARFDGIMLDSMRVSEAEFAEAEQNISPEVREAIEAAAINIRDYHSRQMRQSWMTTKESGTMLGQLIRPLQRVGLYVPGGTAAYPSSVLMNAIPAQVAGVEEIAMVTPPGKDGKVNPGVLVAAQTLGVTEIYKVGGAQAIAALTYGTETIKPVDKIVGPGNIYVALAKREVFGLVDIDMVAGPSEIVVLADNTANPGYVAADLLSQAEHDAMASSVLVTPSRTLAKAVQQEVEKQLAVLPRREIAEKSIRDHGAICIVDSLEQGIDVVNRLAPEHLEVIVKDAMEYVGKLKNAGAIFLGAYSSEPVGDYFAGPNHVLPTNGTARFSSPLNVDDFLKKTSLISYSRQDLLANGQKIVALARQEGLEAHARAIQIRLDNEQN
- the hisH gene encoding imidazole glycerol phosphate synthase subunit HisH is translated as MIAIIDYGMGNLHSVSKAVERLGYAYKFVSTADELLAADGAILPGVGAFGDAMKNLRELGLIEPIHQFVASGKPLVGICLGMQLLFDSSTEHGANEGLGLLPGRVERFEGDYKVPHMGWNRLAFLQDNRIFNGVEQGYVYFVHSYFLQPTEENRPVLLATADYYQEVPAIVGKGNVYGMQFHPEKSGTVGMKLLQNFAELCETARTT
- the hisA gene encoding 1-(5-phosphoribosyl)-5-[(5-phosphoribosylamino)methylideneamino]imidazole-4-carboxamide isomerase: MSFIIYPAIDIRGGKCVRLLQGDYNQETVYGDSPLDMAKQWAAQGAQWVHLVDLDGAKVGQPVNHEVVCEIARTLDVPVQIGGGLRRMEDIERYIESGVARVILGTAAIQDQPFAEQVLAKYGDKVAIGIDARNGYVATHGWLETSEVTAEALAKVLISKGAETFIYTDISRDGTLAGPSTESTVQLARAIGKTVIASGGVSVEQDLLELAQYAKDGVGGAIVGKALYTDRINLAQALRSVQEV
- the hisIE gene encoding bifunctional phosphoribosyl-AMP cyclohydrolase/phosphoribosyl-ATP diphosphatase HisIE; the protein is MNVQDLKFDSNGLIPAIVQDAQSKEVLTLAYMNEESLKKTIETRETWFWSRSRQELWNKGTTSGNTQRVVDITYDCDGDSLVVKVIPAGPACHKNVYSCFTESLLTGEAASGNPEPTAVETDGRFDIINKLESLIAKREAEMPEGSYTTYLFREGVDKILKKVGEEASEVIIAAKNRSHDELRYEASDLIFHLLVLLREQKLPFDAVLQELEKRHVK
- the hisB gene encoding imidazoleglycerol-phosphate dehydratase HisB, which codes for MRQASLARKTNETDITLSFAIDGEGRSELKTDVPFLDHMLDLFTKHGQFDLNVQAKGDIEIDYHHTVEDIAICLGQALREALGDKKGIKRYASVFVPMDEALGQVIIDISNRPHLEYRAEFPSANVGNFPVELFHEFFWKLALEARITLHIIVHYGHNTHHMIEAVFKALGRALDEATMIDPRVKGVPSTKGML
- the lgt gene encoding prolipoprotein diacylglyceryl transferase; translation: MVKALNPIAFHLGPIPVHWYGLILGTAALVGLLLALREARRVGMDPEIIMDVVMYGVPAAIIGARIYYVIFRWDEYYSTHPSEIIAIWHGGIAIHGALIGAILAGYIYSRVHNISFWRLTDIVAPSLIIGQAIGRWGNFMNQEAHGGPVTLEFLQRLHLPQFIINQMYILDPITNTYQYYHPTFLYESIWDLAGFLLLITLRRVVRLRRGDLFLTYIIWYSIGRFFIEGLRTDSLMLTDYLRMAQVISLVLIVLALILMVVRRRLGYADKRYGEE
- the ppaX gene encoding pyrophosphatase PpaX, whose product is MLRYEYVLFDLDGTLIDTNNLILTSFMYTLEKYYPGKYTRDDILPHMGKPLYDQMEIFGPEHVDELVQVYREHNDLVHDELVREFPNVVQTVHDLAAMGVKMGIVTTKQRHTAEMGVRMFGLDKYMDAFVAYQDTEEHKPHPAPVLKAIELLNADPTRTLMVGDSQYDIQAAQNAGVASAGVAWSLKGASFLSTFEPTYLLNDMSDLIQIVKQPIESE
- a CDS encoding ATP phosphoribosyltransferase regulatory subunit — translated: MSRPLGFEKPLGMRDVLPDLLKKQRKLEDKVKQCMEQWGYAEIMTPTLEYYDTVGGASATIDNKLFKLLDRQGKTVVLRPDMTAPIARVASSLLKDEPLPLRLMYSASVFRAQAKEAGRNAEFVQLGIENIGSASVDADAEAIALAVSVLKAAGVQTFKIAIGHVGFLEGLFEETVPRKEDRDVLREYLHCRNYVGFRQYVKELKLPAENEARLRELLKLRGGKELIARAEAITVNGQARRAVANLYELWEALEAYQVTDSVILDLNMSSNLDYYTGVLFEGYAANQGFALCTGGRYDSLMAQFGRPCPATGFAVQMDRLLEAVGDTPIKVEKSLILYRASQRQEALELARRLRIEEGKVVVAQRKDEWLAADFSQYTDIIDLTKEGA
- the hisF gene encoding imidazole glycerol phosphate synthase subunit HisF, yielding MLAKRIIPCLDVKEGRVVKGISFVNLRDAGDPVELAKRYSDEGADELVFLDISASHEGRETMVEVVENTAANVTIPFTVGGGINAVEDMRRILRAGADKVSVNTAAVKRPELVREGAEVFGSQCIVVAIDAKAKADGTGWEVYTHGGRTATGIDAVEWAKQVAALGAGEILLTSMDSDGQKDGFALALTRAVSEAVRIPVIASGGAGSKEHFYDAFVEGKADAALAASIFHYKETSIQEVKQYLHERKIEMRITEETV